The Catenulispora sp. MAP5-51 genomic sequence ACCCACCACGCGGGACGCAGCGAGGGCAGGAAATCCAGCACCTCGCGCCCCGCCCGGTGCCGGCGCGCCCGGCCCTCCGCGTCCGCCACCGCCTGTCGCGCCCTGGACCGCAGCGTCCGCCGCGGCCGGCGCGCACCGCCCGAGCCGCTCCCCTCCCCCGGCTCCGGCAATCCCGCCGCCTGTCGCAGCTCCCTGGCATACGCCGCCGGCGCGCCGAGGCGCTCGCGCAGCGTGCCGGCGTCCTCGGCCGCGACCTCGCGCAGGTGGTCCTCCAGGTCCTCCAGCAACTCGGCGCTGTCCTGCTCGGACAGGTCGGCGAACTGCGCCCGGACCTCGGCCGCGTATCCGGCCACCTCGTCGCCGGCGGCACCGTCACGGCCGCCGCCGGCTGTGCCCTCGAACTCCTGGGAACTCATACCCGATCACCCCTGTCCGCTCCGAGAAGCCGGTCCATCGTTCCGGCGAACACCCGCCACGTCGCCGTGGACTCCTTCAGTTGCGCCCGCCCGCTGGCGTTGACCCCGTAGTACTTCCGGTGCGGCCCCGCCTCCGAGGGCACCACGTAACTCGTCAGATATCCGTTGGCGTACAAGCGCCGCAGCGTTCCGTAGACCGACGCGTCCCCGATGTCCTCGAACCCGGCGACCCGCAGCCTGCGGACGATGTCGTAGCCGTAGCCGTCCTCATCGACCAGGACCGCGAGCACCGCCGAGTCCAGGACGCCCTTGAGCAGTTGTGTGGAATCCATCGCCCCTCCTGTGCGGAACACGGTACTACACATTGCACAGTACCGCGCGAAAAAAAGAAGCGCCCCTGACCTATGTGTGGGTGAGGTTCTCGTGTGGGTGCGGCTGGGGTGGGGGCTGACAGGCGTTTCTTGACGGCTTCGCGCGGGGTTTACAGGATCCGTTGGTGGCGCGGCTCGGGGTGGGTGACGTCGTGTGTGGGCGGCGGTGGTGTGGGCAGGTGGTCGGGTCTACTGCCACAGTCAAGAGCAAAAGCGGCAGTCAAGGTCAAGAGCGCCTCCGGCGGCGCCTGCGCGGCGAGCGGCCTCGCTCCGGGGAGTGGGGGGCCGCGTTGTCGGGCGGCGGTTGTTGCTTGTGGTCGCCTCTGTCCCGGATTCCCCGTCGCATCGTCGCCTAACGGAAGCAGACCGGTCCGGTGGTATCAAGTCGGATCGCAGAGCTGTTGGTCCAGTATCAGCGACTTGACACCACCGGCCCGGCCTGCTTGGCTACGCCCGCCGAAGCGACGGGGAATCCGGGACAACCCCGGCCTGTGGTGTGGACGGAGTCCACTCGGTGAGGCACAGCGGCGGCCAGGTGGTGTGTGCGTGAGGTGCGGGAACCCTTCCCACAGGCGGGGTTGTCCCGGATTCCCCGTCGCTTCGGCGGTGCTTGCACAACCATCCCGGACTGGGCGGTGTCAAGCCGCCGATACTAGGCCACAGGGGCTTCCCCCCGGGTGGTGGACACACCTTGATCGGCCCTGGATGGGGCCTTGGAAGGGTGATCGTCTATGG encodes the following:
- a CDS encoding PadR family transcriptional regulator yields the protein MDSTQLLKGVLDSAVLAVLVDEDGYGYDIVRRLRVAGFEDIGDASVYGTLRRLYANGYLTSYVVPSEAGPHRKYYGVNASGRAQLKESTATWRVFAGTMDRLLGADRGDRV